A single Acidaminococcus sp. DNA region contains:
- a CDS encoding segregation/condensation protein A produces the protein MPYTLKLPEFEGPLDLLIHLIEKDKVDIYDIPIESITEQYIAYLNSMQEYDLDGASEFLLMAAMLLQIKSRMLLPKDEDDDDEEGDPRQMLVEMLVVYRQFKKRAGLLRECLSQASLHAARKPMTTIGPVRRIKQYALADLLRPLANLIPTPEERPAVIVRQEFHVQDKMEEILTSLNSGTKKLPFNDIVHSGKNRSETIASFLAVLELLRLRKINIEQQSAFAPIYILRREEM, from the coding sequence ATGCCATATACATTAAAGCTGCCGGAATTTGAGGGCCCGCTTGATCTTCTGATACATTTAATTGAAAAGGATAAAGTAGACATCTACGATATTCCCATTGAGTCCATTACGGAACAATATATCGCGTATCTCAATTCCATGCAGGAATATGACCTGGACGGAGCCAGTGAATTTCTTCTGATGGCAGCCATGCTGCTCCAGATTAAGTCAAGGATGCTCCTGCCCAAAGACGAGGATGACGACGATGAAGAAGGGGATCCCCGCCAGATGCTTGTGGAAATGCTGGTCGTGTACCGGCAGTTCAAGAAGCGGGCCGGTCTGCTCCGGGAATGTCTGTCCCAGGCTTCCCTGCATGCAGCGCGCAAACCGATGACTACAATTGGTCCTGTCCGCAGGATCAAACAATATGCCCTGGCGGACCTCTTGCGTCCGCTGGCCAATCTGATTCCGACACCGGAAGAAAGACCTGCCGTCATCGTGCGGCAGGAATTTCATGTGCAGGATAAGATGGAAGAAATCCTTACGAGCTTAAACAGCGGGACAAAGAAGCTGCCTTTTAATGACATCGTCCATTCGGGCAAAAACCGCAGTGAAACGATTGCTTCTTTTCTGGCCGTACTCGAACTCTTGCGGCTGCGTAAAATCAACATTGAGCAGCAAAGTGCGTTTGCACCGATTTATATTCTAAGACGGGAGGAAATGTAA
- a CDS encoding site-2 protease family protein, with protein sequence MLVLSTLIYRVPALLMALTVHEYAHGAMSASLGDPTPEAQGRLTMNPLAHLDIFGTIMLVLVGFGWAKPVEVDPRYYKHPREDFMKVALAGPAANLLLCFLSFLIASLLAKFVAPRVGIRSFIGVATFLRWLALYNVWFAFFNLIPIPPLDGYNVLRRFLPYEKAYAYESFIGRYSTLILIVLCFTGIIGMILQPLASLYVELCYAIIDLIL encoded by the coding sequence ATGCTAGTTTTAAGTACGCTTATTTATCGTGTACCGGCGCTGCTTATGGCGCTCACGGTACATGAATATGCTCACGGTGCCATGTCTGCTTCCCTCGGCGACCCGACACCGGAAGCACAGGGGCGGCTGACGATGAACCCACTGGCGCACCTGGATATTTTCGGGACGATTATGCTGGTGCTCGTCGGTTTCGGCTGGGCCAAACCGGTTGAAGTCGATCCGCGCTACTATAAGCATCCCAGGGAAGATTTCATGAAAGTGGCCCTGGCAGGACCTGCTGCCAATCTGCTCTTATGTTTCCTGTCCTTTTTGATTGCTTCTCTCCTGGCCAAATTTGTAGCTCCCCGGGTTGGTATCAGAAGTTTTATCGGCGTAGCCACATTTCTGCGCTGGCTGGCTCTCTACAATGTATGGTTTGCCTTTTTTAACCTGATTCCGATTCCGCCGCTCGATGGCTACAATGTCCTTCGCCGCTTTCTTCCTTATGAGAAGGCCTATGCTTATGAATCTTTTATCGGCCGCTATTCCACACTTATCTTGATTGTCCTGTGCTTTACAGGTATAATTGGAATGATTTTGCAGCCTTTAGCTTCGCTGTATGTAGAACTTTGTTATGCAATTATCGACCTCATTCTCTGA
- the codY gene encoding GTP-sensing pleiotropic transcriptional regulator CodY → MLALLEKTRAINKLLQNTEAISYRKIADVLKDVIKSNIYIVSNTGDVLGYSILDGFECELMIKKVLDVGKFPDHYVKWLEGIRETSSNYRLVKGMCAFADNTKCYFENKFTTVVPIFGNGIRLGTLILGKFKKEFVDSDLLLSEYAATVIGMQLLHDKAMNIEEASRKKAMVQIAFSNLSYSELEAISEILKALPGDEGLLVASKIADQAGITRSVIVNALRKFESAGVLETESLGMKGTYVRILNEYLRDGLKDHKK, encoded by the coding sequence ATGTTAGCATTACTGGAAAAAACGAGAGCAATCAACAAGCTGTTGCAGAACACTGAGGCTATCAGCTACAGAAAAATAGCTGACGTGCTGAAGGATGTCATCAAGTCAAACATCTACATCGTTTCGAACACCGGCGACGTACTCGGCTATTCCATCCTGGACGGCTTTGAATGCGAATTGATGATTAAGAAAGTCCTCGATGTAGGTAAGTTCCCTGATCATTACGTAAAATGGCTGGAAGGTATCCGTGAGACCTCTTCCAACTATCGTCTGGTCAAGGGGATGTGCGCTTTTGCCGATAATACGAAGTGCTATTTTGAAAATAAATTCACGACGGTAGTTCCTATTTTCGGGAACGGTATCCGTCTCGGTACCTTGATTCTCGGAAAATTCAAGAAGGAATTTGTTGATTCCGACCTGCTCCTTTCCGAGTATGCTGCGACGGTCATTGGCATGCAGCTCCTGCATGACAAGGCTATGAATATCGAAGAAGCTTCCCGCAAGAAGGCTATGGTTCAGATTGCATTCTCCAACCTGTCCTACAGCGAACTGGAAGCGATTTCCGAAATTCTGAAGGCTCTGCCGGGCGATGAAGGACTGCTCGTTGCCAGTAAGATTGCCGACCAGGCCGGTATTACCCGCAGCGTTATCGTTAACGCCCTGAGAAAGTTTGAAAGTGCCGGTGTTCTCGAAACCGAGTCCCTCGGTATGAAAGGTACTTATGTCCGGATCCTTAACGAGTACCTGCGTGATGGTTTGAAAGACCACAAGAAATAA
- the xerC gene encoding tyrosine recombinase XerC — MEKRENLDPWVRQFMSYLKVEKNDSPYTLLNYEGDIEVFAEFLQKRKGDVVWPDVTVLDIRSYLAELHRENLSRRTISRRISSLRSFYRYLLREGTVKMNPFTKVRTPKLDKRLPVFLEEFEIDQLLEAPDLSTELGRRDRAILEMLYSTGCRVSELVGLTLDRMDLSNRYVLLMGKGHKERIVPLGRPCVKAMRNYLENTRNVLMEHYHASPHSFVFVNSRGTPLTARSVRRILDKYVEQTSISKHISPHTIRHTFATHLLDHGADLRSVQELLGHASLSTTQIYTHVTADRIAAVYRKHHPRA; from the coding sequence ATGGAAAAAAGAGAGAATTTGGATCCTTGGGTCAGACAATTCATGTCGTACTTAAAGGTGGAAAAGAATGATTCCCCTTATACGCTTCTGAATTATGAGGGAGATATTGAGGTCTTTGCCGAATTCTTGCAAAAGCGGAAAGGGGATGTGGTATGGCCCGACGTGACCGTACTGGATATCCGTTCTTACCTGGCTGAGCTCCACCGCGAGAATTTGTCACGACGGACGATTTCCCGCAGAATTTCTTCCTTGCGATCCTTCTATCGGTATTTACTGAGGGAAGGAACTGTGAAGATGAATCCTTTCACAAAAGTCCGAACGCCGAAGCTCGATAAAAGACTTCCGGTATTTTTAGAAGAATTTGAAATCGATCAGCTGCTTGAAGCGCCCGACTTATCTACGGAACTGGGAAGAAGGGACCGGGCCATCCTTGAGATGCTTTATTCGACAGGATGCCGTGTTTCCGAACTGGTGGGTCTGACGCTGGACCGAATGGATCTGTCCAATCGCTACGTCCTGCTGATGGGCAAGGGGCACAAGGAACGAATTGTTCCGCTGGGAAGGCCCTGTGTCAAAGCGATGAGGAATTATCTCGAAAATACGCGAAATGTCCTTATGGAGCATTATCACGCGTCGCCTCATTCCTTTGTATTTGTGAACAGTCGGGGAACACCGCTCACGGCACGCAGTGTGCGGCGAATACTTGATAAGTATGTGGAACAGACGTCGATTTCCAAACACATCAGTCCCCATACAATCCGGCATACATTTGCCACCCATCTATTGGACCATGGCGCGGATCTTCGGTCCGTGCAGGAATTATTAGGTCACGCAAGTTTGTCTACAACGCAGATTTACACACATGTAACTGCGGATCGAATCGCTGCTGTGTATAGGAAGCATCATCCAAGAGCATGA
- the trmFO gene encoding methylenetetrahydrofolate--tRNA-(uracil(54)-C(5))-methyltransferase (FADH(2)-oxidizing) TrmFO, with product MQVHVIGAGLAGSEAVWQLVSRDIPVILHEMRPGKSDPAHHTGYYSELVCSNSLRANNIENAVGLLKEEMRHLNSLIMREADAHQVPAGGALAVDRVGFAQAITESIKSHPLVTVVEEEITSLDFPEEDYVIVATGPLTSPALSEAIQKTVNKDYFHFFDAAAPIVTLDSVNLDIVYKASRYGKGEAAYYNCPFTKEQYLKFWKELCHAEVAPVKDFEHGMVFEGCMPIEEMAQRGEDTMRFGPLKPVGLPDPRTGEDPYAVVQLRQDNGAGSLYNIVGFQTHLRWPEQKRVFRMIPGLENAEFVRYGVMHKNSYLNSPLLLNDDYSLRGREHFYFAGQMTGVEGYVESAASGLAAGIYCSRALAGKKKVVFPPETAIGALSHYISNPEVKHFQPMNINFGLISPWDGPRIRNKKDKNAAIAAKSLKILENYKNLLQE from the coding sequence ATGCAGGTGCATGTAATCGGTGCCGGACTTGCCGGCAGTGAGGCTGTCTGGCAGCTGGTCAGCCGGGACATTCCCGTCATTTTGCATGAGATGCGTCCCGGCAAATCGGACCCGGCCCATCATACGGGATACTATAGTGAACTTGTCTGCAGCAATTCCCTGAGAGCCAACAATATTGAAAATGCCGTCGGTCTGCTAAAGGAAGAAATGCGGCACCTTAATTCCCTCATCATGAGAGAAGCCGATGCCCATCAGGTTCCGGCCGGCGGAGCCCTTGCCGTGGACCGCGTGGGGTTTGCCCAGGCGATTACGGAGTCCATTAAGTCGCATCCTCTCGTAACGGTTGTGGAAGAAGAAATTACTTCCCTGGACTTTCCGGAAGAGGATTATGTCATCGTGGCAACCGGTCCCCTGACTTCTCCGGCCCTTTCCGAAGCGATTCAAAAGACGGTCAATAAAGATTATTTTCACTTTTTCGACGCCGCAGCACCCATTGTGACACTGGATTCTGTCAATCTGGATATTGTCTACAAGGCCTCCCGCTATGGGAAAGGGGAAGCGGCTTATTACAACTGCCCCTTTACGAAGGAACAATATTTGAAGTTCTGGAAGGAACTTTGTCATGCGGAAGTAGCGCCCGTGAAGGATTTTGAACACGGCATGGTGTTTGAAGGCTGCATGCCCATCGAAGAAATGGCGCAGCGCGGGGAAGATACGATGCGCTTTGGCCCGCTGAAACCGGTTGGTCTGCCCGACCCGAGAACAGGGGAGGATCCCTACGCAGTAGTTCAGCTGCGCCAGGATAACGGGGCCGGCAGCTTGTATAACATCGTCGGATTTCAGACACACCTCCGCTGGCCTGAGCAGAAGAGAGTCTTTCGTATGATCCCGGGACTTGAAAATGCGGAATTTGTCCGCTACGGCGTCATGCACAAAAACTCCTATCTGAATTCACCGTTGCTCTTAAATGATGATTATTCACTTCGCGGCCGTGAGCATTTTTATTTTGCCGGACAGATGACGGGGGTCGAAGGCTATGTGGAATCGGCAGCGTCCGGTCTTGCCGCCGGAATTTACTGCAGCCGTGCCCTTGCGGGTAAGAAAAAGGTAGTTTTTCCTCCTGAAACAGCAATCGGGGCTTTGTCACATTACATCAGCAACCCTGAAGTGAAACATTTCCAGCCCATGAATATTAATTTCGGCCTTATTTCTCCTTGGGATGGTCCGCGAATTCGTAATAAAAAAGACAAAAATGCGGCAATAGCGGCTAAGAGTTTGAAAATTCTCGAAAATTATAAAAATTTGTTGCAGGAATGA
- the topA gene encoding type I DNA topoisomerase: MTKNLVIVESPTKSKTIGRFLGKNYTVKASMGHLRDLPKSQFGVDIENHFTPKYINIRGKGELIKELKSLAKKADKIYLATDPDREGEAIAWHLSFLLGVNPEDSCRIAFHEITPKAVKEALKNPGPIDMDKVDAQQTRRILDRIVGYKLSPLLWRKIRKGLSAGRVQSVAVKIICDRQKEIDAFEPEEYWTSSVTLAKDSKSQKFTADVIKKNGKKLEIHNREEADAVTADLKAASYAVKDSSVKDRIRRPAAPFTTSSLQQEAVKHLNFTTRKTMMVAQQLYEGVALGRKTPVGLITYMRTDSVHLAAEALTEIRGYIENEYGSKYVPQKPNFYSSKKNAQEAHEAIRPTSVLRTPESVAPYLDRDQLRLYTLIWKRTVACQMSSSVSAVTTLAITGGDYELKATGSVVTFDGFLKIMDKKDLEKNKKVPDLPKGTPLKLISVDEAIQHFTEPPPYFTEATLVKELEDKGIGRPSTYAAIIQTILSRDYVTKESKKIVPTELGKTMIEMLTQYFKGLIDVPFSAHMESELDAISEHKMSKEDVLNEFYQPFEKELEVAEKEIPVVEKKEIVTDIKCEKCGRFMVIKEGRHGKFLACPGFPKCRNTKPIYVKIGVQCPECGGDLIERHSKTGRLFYGCSNYPKCRFTSWDKPINEKCPVCGSIMLEAKDRSGKVTHYCSNEECVNGRPKKKTGRVTKRGKK; encoded by the coding sequence ATGACAAAGAATTTGGTAATTGTCGAATCTCCGACTAAATCAAAAACGATTGGCAGATTCCTGGGCAAGAATTATACCGTTAAGGCGTCGATGGGGCATCTCCGGGATCTGCCGAAGAGCCAGTTTGGCGTTGACATTGAAAATCATTTTACCCCTAAATATATCAATATCCGCGGCAAGGGCGAGCTGATTAAAGAGTTAAAATCCCTGGCTAAGAAAGCCGATAAGATTTATCTCGCAACGGACCCGGACCGTGAAGGGGAGGCTATTGCCTGGCATTTAAGTTTTCTTTTAGGCGTAAATCCCGAAGATTCTTGCCGTATTGCTTTCCATGAAATTACTCCGAAAGCAGTTAAAGAGGCTTTAAAGAATCCGGGACCGATTGATATGGATAAGGTAGATGCGCAGCAGACGCGGCGTATCCTGGACCGTATCGTCGGTTATAAACTGAGTCCTCTGCTGTGGCGCAAGATTCGCAAGGGCTTATCTGCCGGACGCGTACAGTCCGTGGCAGTCAAAATCATCTGCGACCGTCAGAAGGAAATCGATGCCTTTGAACCGGAGGAGTACTGGACTTCTTCCGTAACGCTCGCCAAGGACAGCAAATCGCAGAAATTTACGGCAGACGTCATCAAAAAGAACGGCAAAAAGCTTGAAATCCATAACCGTGAAGAAGCAGACGCTGTCACGGCGGATCTGAAAGCTGCCTCCTACGCAGTAAAAGACAGCAGCGTCAAGGACCGCATCCGCCGTCCGGCCGCTCCATTCACAACGAGCAGCCTGCAGCAGGAAGCTGTCAAACACCTGAATTTTACGACGCGTAAAACCATGATGGTAGCACAGCAGCTCTATGAAGGTGTCGCGCTGGGCCGTAAGACGCCTGTCGGCCTGATTACGTATATGAGAACGGACTCCGTTCATCTGGCGGCCGAAGCTTTAACAGAAATCCGCGGATATATCGAGAATGAGTACGGTTCGAAATATGTACCGCAAAAACCGAATTTCTACAGCAGCAAAAAGAACGCCCAGGAAGCGCACGAAGCCATCCGCCCGACCAGCGTCCTGAGAACGCCGGAATCGGTAGCTCCTTACCTGGACCGCGACCAGCTGCGTCTCTACACCCTCATTTGGAAACGAACCGTGGCCTGCCAGATGAGCAGCTCTGTCAGTGCCGTGACGACGCTCGCCATTACGGGCGGGGATTATGAACTTAAGGCTACCGGTTCAGTTGTTACCTTTGATGGTTTTCTCAAGATTATGGACAAAAAGGATCTCGAGAAGAATAAAAAGGTCCCTGACCTGCCTAAAGGCACGCCGCTCAAGCTTATCAGTGTCGATGAAGCGATTCAGCATTTTACGGAACCGCCTCCTTACTTTACAGAAGCGACGCTTGTCAAAGAGCTGGAAGATAAGGGAATCGGCCGTCCGAGTACGTATGCGGCGATTATCCAGACGATTCTGTCCCGCGATTACGTGACGAAGGAAAGTAAGAAAATCGTACCGACCGAGCTTGGCAAAACAATGATTGAAATGCTGACCCAGTATTTCAAGGGTCTCATCGATGTGCCTTTCAGTGCCCATATGGAAAGCGAACTGGATGCTATCAGTGAGCATAAGATGAGCAAGGAAGACGTGTTGAACGAATTTTATCAGCCCTTTGAAAAAGAGCTCGAAGTGGCAGAAAAAGAGATTCCCGTAGTCGAGAAAAAGGAAATCGTCACGGATATCAAATGCGAAAAATGCGGCCGCTTCATGGTCATCAAGGAAGGCCGTCACGGTAAGTTCCTTGCCTGCCCGGGATTTCCGAAGTGCCGGAACACGAAACCCATCTACGTCAAGATTGGCGTCCAATGTCCGGAATGCGGGGGCGACCTCATCGAACGTCACAGTAAAACAGGCCGGCTCTTTTACGGCTGTTCCAATTATCCGAAATGCCGGTTTACTTCCTGGGATAAACCGATCAATGAAAAATGCCCGGTCTGCGGCAGCATTATGCTGGAAGCAAAGGACCGCAGCGGAAAAGTTACGCACTACTGCAGCAATGAGGAGTGCGTGAACGGTCGTCCCAAAAAGAAAACGGGACGTGTTACGAAACGAGGTAAAAAATAA
- the dprA gene encoding DNA-processing protein DprA, whose protein sequence is MDAIYEAALAALFPGRDAIFLEDLQAHFESAREAFSAGPDAFLAKGLLTEKQAEACRERYDCDLPSRIDDYCHTHEVRICAYSGSAYPALLKEITAPPPVLYVKGETPSLRVSLAVVGSRKASAYGIAAAGHLTGSLAREGLVIISGGAYGIDAAAHKAALSAGGKTIAVLGGGFEHLYPAAHRGLFRQICEHGGALVTEYAPWETPRSYYFPQRNRIIVGLSRGVLVVEAAEKSGAMITAHAAADENREVYAVPGPYYGVSQKGTHRLIKEGARLVDCPEDILKDFFPSHGNTPGRIEEPSLFEQFSKTDQEQIKSLYQWIAQSGGQSMEAISEHFQWPFAVISMLLLRMEIAGLVRQGPGNRYLAL, encoded by the coding sequence ATGGATGCTATTTATGAAGCCGCGTTGGCAGCGCTTTTCCCGGGTCGGGATGCCATCTTTTTGGAAGATTTGCAGGCGCATTTCGAATCAGCACGGGAAGCCTTTTCGGCCGGCCCCGATGCTTTTCTGGCTAAGGGACTTTTGACTGAAAAACAGGCAGAAGCTTGCCGGGAGCGTTATGATTGTGACCTTCCGAGCCGTATCGATGACTACTGCCATACGCATGAAGTAAGAATCTGTGCTTACAGCGGCAGCGCGTATCCGGCGCTTCTCAAGGAAATCACAGCTCCGCCGCCGGTGCTGTATGTCAAGGGAGAAACACCTTCTCTCCGGGTGAGCCTTGCAGTAGTGGGTTCCCGCAAAGCTTCCGCCTATGGGATTGCCGCAGCGGGGCACCTTACAGGCAGTCTTGCCCGCGAGGGGCTTGTCATTATCAGCGGCGGTGCTTATGGTATTGATGCGGCAGCACACAAGGCGGCACTTTCCGCTGGCGGTAAAACCATCGCCGTCCTGGGCGGCGGGTTTGAGCATCTTTATCCTGCAGCCCATCGCGGATTGTTCCGGCAGATCTGTGAACATGGCGGAGCCCTGGTGACGGAATATGCACCTTGGGAAACGCCCAGATCCTATTATTTTCCGCAGCGTAACCGCATCATCGTAGGACTCAGCCGTGGCGTCCTTGTGGTAGAAGCCGCCGAAAAAAGCGGCGCCATGATTACCGCCCATGCCGCAGCCGACGAAAACCGTGAGGTCTATGCCGTACCGGGTCCCTATTACGGGGTCTCCCAGAAGGGCACTCATCGCCTTATCAAAGAGGGAGCACGGCTGGTAGATTGTCCGGAAGATATTTTGAAGGACTTTTTCCCCAGTCACGGGAACACTCCCGGGAGGATTGAGGAACCATCGCTTTTTGAACAGTTTTCCAAGACTGATCAAGAGCAAATCAAATCATTATACCAATGGATTGCCCAAAGCGGCGGACAGTCCATGGAAGCTATCAGTGAACATTTTCAATGGCCCTTTGCCGTAATCAGTATGCTGCTTCTCCGCATGGAGATTGCAGGCCTTGTTCGACAAGGACCGGGAAATCGATATCTCGCATTGTAG
- the hydF gene encoding [FeFe] hydrogenase H-cluster maturation GTPase HydF produces MPASLNDTPSGERVHIGLFGCRNAGKSSLINALTGQNLAIVSDLKGTTTDPVSKAMEILPLGPVLITDTPGLDDDSLLGQKRIEKALVVLRSTDIALLVVDASIGMNDADKTILKEIRARKLPYLIIFNKADLVKNLTIPEEDKGHIMVVSAARYEGITELKDRLAAMAGKDIVEKPLLGDLLKPGDLVVLVVPIDESAPKGRLILPQQRTIRECLDYHATSLVTQVEELPEVIRLYKDRIRMVITDSQAFAKVSKIVPQEVLLTSFSIIFARFKGQLDSFIEGALALKELKDSDTVLISEGCTHHRQCNDIGTVKMPNWIRTFSGVNPQFDFTSGKGFPDDLTPYKLVVHCGACMLNPQEVKYRQHKATLDSVPMTNYGIAIAYMNGILPRVLSPFPELVKRVAGE; encoded by the coding sequence ATGCCTGCATCGTTAAATGATACCCCTTCCGGTGAACGCGTTCACATTGGCTTATTCGGCTGCCGCAATGCCGGTAAATCTTCTTTGATCAATGCCCTGACCGGCCAGAATCTTGCTATTGTGTCCGATTTGAAAGGGACGACTACGGATCCTGTGTCCAAGGCCATGGAAATCCTTCCTCTGGGGCCGGTGCTGATTACGGATACCCCGGGCCTTGACGATGACAGCCTTCTCGGGCAGAAACGCATTGAGAAGGCCCTTGTTGTACTGCGCAGTACTGATATAGCCCTCCTCGTCGTGGACGCTTCTATCGGCATGAATGACGCTGATAAGACCATCTTAAAGGAAATCAGGGCACGGAAATTACCTTACCTCATTATTTTTAACAAAGCCGATCTGGTAAAGAATCTGACCATCCCCGAAGAAGACAAGGGACATATCATGGTAGTCAGTGCGGCCCGCTATGAAGGCATCACGGAACTCAAAGACAGACTGGCCGCGATGGCTGGTAAGGATATCGTGGAGAAACCTCTCCTTGGTGATTTGCTGAAGCCGGGTGACCTTGTGGTGCTTGTAGTGCCTATCGATGAATCGGCACCTAAAGGCCGTCTGATTCTGCCGCAGCAGCGCACCATCCGCGAGTGCCTGGATTATCACGCCACTTCTCTCGTGACTCAGGTAGAGGAACTGCCGGAAGTTATCCGACTATACAAAGATAGGATTCGTATGGTCATTACGGACAGTCAGGCATTTGCCAAGGTCAGCAAAATCGTGCCGCAGGAGGTACTCCTGACTTCCTTCTCTATTATCTTTGCCCGTTTCAAAGGCCAGCTGGATTCCTTTATCGAAGGCGCTCTGGCTCTGAAGGAACTGAAGGATTCAGATACGGTACTCATTTCTGAAGGCTGCACGCACCATCGTCAGTGCAATGACATCGGGACGGTTAAAATGCCCAACTGGATCCGTACTTTTTCCGGTGTCAACCCACAATTTGATTTCACGAGCGGCAAGGGATTCCCGGATGACCTGACGCCTTACAAGCTGGTCGTACACTGCGGTGCCTGCATGCTGAATCCGCAGGAAGTCAAATATCGCCAGCATAAGGCGACCCTTGACTCAGTACCTATGACCAATTACGGCATTGCCATTGCCTATATGAACGGCATTCTGCCGAGAGTCTTGTCGCCGTTCCCGGAGTTAGTGAAACGAGTGGCTGGTGAGTAA
- the sfsA gene encoding DNA/RNA nuclease SfsA, whose amino-acid sequence MIHYKQDLVKAHFLSRPNRFIALCELQGETVRCHMPNPGRMWELLFPGVVIYLRRAAQSGRKTPYDVVGIERDGVPILMDTQYNNDVAAYLVENKKIPGWESWNLVRREVTAGDSRFDLLLGRGRELFYVEVKSCTLFSRYGAMFPDAVTERGRKHIAELAGMHQKGIHTGVLFLVHWNKARWFLPDYHTDPEFAKTFRDAVGVLDWKALSLQWDSTFTLPKVCGLLGYHPEILDRENHDGGDYFVVLSLPEDKDIETGSLGSVHYPKGYYVYVGSARKNLAARLARHQRKRKHFHWHIDYLRQKANIEALVPVRTADDLEEDMAAAVRRIAAFQIEGFGATDKPSASHLFGFPDNPIHRKDFMQVIEDFRMNRLDNLKI is encoded by the coding sequence ATGATCCATTACAAACAAGATTTAGTGAAAGCTCATTTTCTTTCCCGGCCGAACCGTTTTATTGCCTTATGTGAGCTTCAGGGCGAAACGGTTCGCTGTCATATGCCGAATCCGGGACGGATGTGGGAGCTTTTATTTCCGGGCGTTGTTATTTACCTTCGCAGGGCCGCGCAGTCGGGCCGCAAGACGCCGTATGACGTCGTGGGCATCGAACGTGACGGCGTACCGATTTTGATGGATACGCAATATAATAACGATGTGGCAGCTTACCTCGTCGAAAATAAAAAAATCCCCGGCTGGGAGTCCTGGAATCTGGTCCGCCGGGAAGTCACGGCAGGGGACAGCCGCTTTGATCTGCTGCTTGGCAGGGGCCGGGAGCTCTTTTATGTAGAAGTCAAGTCTTGCACGCTGTTCAGCCGTTATGGCGCTATGTTTCCCGATGCGGTGACCGAAAGGGGCCGAAAACATATTGCGGAACTTGCCGGGATGCATCAGAAGGGCATCCACACCGGTGTTCTTTTCCTTGTCCATTGGAACAAGGCGCGCTGGTTCCTGCCGGATTACCATACAGATCCGGAGTTTGCCAAAACTTTCAGGGATGCTGTCGGGGTATTGGACTGGAAAGCATTGTCCCTGCAGTGGGACAGTACGTTCACATTACCGAAAGTATGCGGTCTCTTAGGTTATCATCCGGAAATCCTGGACCGTGAAAACCACGACGGGGGCGATTACTTTGTGGTGCTTTCGCTTCCGGAAGATAAAGATATCGAAACGGGTTCACTGGGCAGCGTCCATTACCCGAAAGGATATTATGTCTATGTCGGTTCCGCGAGAAAGAATCTGGCGGCCCGTCTGGCACGTCATCAGCGTAAACGCAAGCACTTCCATTGGCATATCGATTACTTGCGTCAGAAAGCAAATATCGAGGCCCTCGTGCCCGTTCGTACAGCTGATGACCTGGAGGAAGACATGGCAGCAGCAGTGCGCCGCATTGCGGCCTTCCAAATTGAAGGATTTGGTGCCACGGATAAACCCTCTGCTTCTCATTTATTCGGTTTTCCCGATAATCCAATCCACCGTAAAGACTTCATGCAAGTCATAGAAGATTTCCGTATGAATCGATTGGATAATCTTAAAATCTGA
- a CDS encoding phosphatase — MKLLFDIHTHTTASGHAFSTLKENIEEAKAKGLLAFGTSDHAPAMPGAPGPIFFKNYKAIPKEIMGLAIYTGVEANILDFQGRLDLEDEMLARMDYVIASLHIPCIKAGTRAENTDALIGAMQNPYVKIIGHPDDDRYPLDYPKLVEAAARYKVALEVNSSSTSPRTGRKNADKNIPAYLELCKEYRIPVIVSSDAHIWSQVGNFTTAEAMLNAVNFPEELILNTRLSGLDYVLNQSERLREL, encoded by the coding sequence TTGAAACTGCTTTTTGATATCCATACACACACCACGGCAAGCGGTCATGCGTTCAGCACGCTGAAAGAAAATATCGAGGAGGCCAAAGCAAAGGGACTGCTGGCTTTCGGTACCAGCGACCATGCACCGGCCATGCCGGGTGCTCCCGGCCCGATTTTCTTTAAGAATTATAAGGCTATTCCGAAGGAAATCATGGGCCTTGCCATCTATACGGGCGTAGAAGCCAATATTTTAGACTTCCAGGGCCGCCTCGATCTTGAAGACGAAATGCTTGCACGCATGGATTATGTCATTGCAAGCCTTCATATTCCCTGCATCAAAGCAGGAACCCGTGCGGAAAATACCGATGCGCTTATCGGGGCGATGCAGAATCCTTATGTAAAAATCATTGGTCATCCCGATGATGACCGGTACCCGCTGGACTACCCGAAGCTTGTCGAAGCGGCTGCTCGTTACAAGGTGGCACTCGAAGTAAACAGCAGCTCCACATCGCCGCGTACGGGCAGAAAGAATGCCGATAAAAACATTCCGGCTTATCTGGAGCTGTGTAAGGAATACAGGATTCCTGTCATCGTAAGCAGTGATGCTCATATCTGGAGTCAGGTGGGAAACTTTACCACAGCGGAAGCGATGCTTAACGCTGTCAATTTCCCGGAAGAATTAATTCTTAATACAAGATTGTCAGGTCTTGATTACGTTCTGAATCAATCAGAACGCTTAAGAGAGCTATAA